The DNA sequence AACGAACGGCCGGTCGTCCGCACTTGGTAGCGGATCGGCACTTCCTTTAGTCGAAACCCTTTGCGCACTAAGTTGAGCGTCAACACTTGGGCGTAATTGTAATCGTGGATGATTTCCGCCTCTTCAATCGCTTGGCGGGAAAACGCACGCATCCCCGACTGCCCGTCATACAACCGCTGGCCGAGCAGGAGCGACTGCAGCCACGTAAAGGCATAGTTGCCGAGGCGGCGGTGCCATTTCATGCCGCGAATCGTGCCAAGAAAGCGCGAGCCGATCGTATAGTCGGCCTCACCGGCGAAAATCGGCGCCAAAAGGTCAGGAATTTGTTCCGGCGGATATTCGTTATCGGCATCGATCATCACGCCGATATCCGCGCCAAGACGGACACACTCTTCAAGCCCTCGCCGCACCGCCGCACCGAGGCCGCGGTTTTCCGGCCAGCGGCAAATGTAGTCCGCTCCCGCTTCTTGCGCCGCTTCAGCAGTCCGGTCGGTTGACCCGTCATCAATGACCAAGACGCTGACCTCTACATCGGGATGGAAATGACGCGGAATGCGGCGAATCACTTCCCCAATCGCTTCTTCTTCATTGTGCGCCGGCAAAAAGACGATGACGCGCTGCTTCTTCATCGCTCTCCTCCTTTCTTTCGCATCGCTTCGATCAAAACCGGACCGCGGCTATGGCTCGGATACGGAGCGCCAAGCAAATAGGCGATCGTCGGCGCCAGCGAAACGAGGCTTTTTTTCTCATCGACTCGTTTTCCTGCTTCAATCGCCGGGCCGTATAAAAAAAACGGCACATACCGCTCCCCTTCATCGAGGTGGCCGTGGCCGCCGATGCCATCCGCTTGGCCATGGTCGGCGCAGACAATCAATGTCGCGCGCTCGAGCTCGCCCCGTTCCTCAAGCCAGCCGACAAACTCCGCGATCAACGCGTCGGCTTCTTCAATTTTTTCGATATACTCGTCATACAGCACACCGCGGCTATGGCCGGTCTGATCGGTGGCGATCAACTGTACGACAAGCAAATCCGGGTTTTGTTCCTCGACGATGCGTTTCGCCCGCTCGATGATATAACGGTCGGCGAGGTCGTTCGGCATGACGGCCGTCACCGTTTCGACATCGTCGCCGAACGAATCGACCAAATGAGCGATGCCAAGCAAGCGGCCGGTTTTTCCGATTTTCCGGAGCGAATCGAAAATCGTCTCCACTTTTGCCCCAAGCTTCCATACCATATTGGACCGGATGCCGTGCTCAAACGGATACGTCCCCGTCAGCATCGAGGTGAAGCAAACGACCGTGCGCGCCGGATAGACGGTTTCCATTTGCGCAAATTCCGTCCCTTGAGCGCGCAACCGTTTCAAAAACGGGGCGTTGGCCGCTTCAAACCGGTCTTTGCGCATGCCATCAATCACGATGACATACACTTTGTCACTGATCGGCACGGTTGGACTCGGCACATTGTTTGTATAAGTCGGAATGATCTCCGGCTGCCAGTCGAACAAATTCCGATGCAAAATCCATGAAAACAGCCACACCCCAGCGGCAAACAGCCAAAGCGCCCCGCACAGCGGCGCCAAAGCCGCTCCTTGATCGATCTGCTGCGAAGCGTATTCCCATACAGACAAAAGAAGAAAACATTTTGGCAGCTGCTCTTGGGCGTTGCCGCTCGTCGAATCGCTGTTTTTCAACACCAGCTTCCAAAAGCGGGTGAAATTCCACCACGACGTGCCGATGCGCAAATGGTAATACAGCGTCCCCCAAAAAAAGACGGTAAAGAAAAAGTAAAGCCCCGACGCCAACAACAACAACGACGCATCAGCGAACGACCAAACGATGAGAAACACGACATAAGGGATCCATAAATAATTGCGCAAAAACAGCGGATAATCATAGACATAGTAGATGACAAACAGCGGCAGCGCCGCCGCCAGACCAAGCATCCATCCCCATGAGCCGCCCATCCAATCAGCGGCATGGTAGATCGTCATCGTTCCCGCGACAAAAATCGGCGTAAACGGCTTTCCTTCATTCAGCAAATTCCAGCAGCGCGCCGCGATTTTTTCGAATCGTGATGCTTGTTTCATCGCTTCTCCCTTTCCTTTTTCCATACACCCCGCACCATCTGCCAGTCGGACCGCCAAAACCACAATACCGCGGCACCAGCGGCGTAAGAAAACAAAAACTTAAACGCATGGGTCAACACTGCCGCCGCATATGCTTTCTCCCACGGTGCGCCGAGCCGGGTCAACGCAAACGCCATCACCGCCTCGTATGTTCCGATCCCGCCGGGGGCGACTTGGGCGATCTGGCCGGAAACGGTCGCGCTGTTTGCCCACACCGCCTGTCCAAAGGAAAGCGGGATGCCGACTGCTTTCGCGATCACGCCAATGACTGCCGCCTCACACAGCCAGCTCGCCGCCACCGCCCCGACCATCGCCGCGCCGCTCCAGCCGTGAAATACGCTCCGCCATCGCCGCCATAACCGATCGAGGCGGAGCGGACGGCGAAACACGATCACGGTCAGCACGAACCCGGCCGCAACGGCCGCTGCCAAGAGAGAAATGCGGGGAATGTAATGCATATACGCATACATCCCAATGACAGTCAATCCACCAAGCACCGCCATATCAAGGAGCCGCATCACCGCCACCGATTCAATGGCCTCGCTGGCTGAAACACCGGGCTGGCGGGCAAGCAAAGCCATACGCACAGCATCACCGATTTTCACTGGGGCTAGATGGTTAACAAACAAACTAAGCAGCACGGCACGCCAATAAACAGAGAAGGCGATTGGCTTTCCGACATATCGCTTCCACGCCCACGCCCGCAGCCAAAACGACAAGCCATATACGAAAGCAGCGGCAGCCATCTCGATCGGGCGGCTGACTATCCTGGATAGATGATGGAGCATCTGCCGGCCGTCAAAGCAGCGGTATGTCAACCAAGCGGAAAAGAAAAGAAGCGCGAGCCCAGCTGCTTGCAACGCCGCTTTAGCCGCCGGTTTACCGCTCATATTCGCGCGCCCACGCCACCGTGCGGGCGAGCCCTTCGGCAAACGCCACCTTCGGCTTGTAACCAAACGCCCGCTCCGCCTTCGTGATGTCCGCCCATGTCGCTTTCACATCGCCTTTCCGCTCCGGCGCGTGCACGATTTTCAGATCGGGAAAGTGCTTCCGCAACTCAGCGAGCAGCTGCTCCATGGTGACGGGCGCCCCGGCGCCCAAGTTGAACACTTCGCTTCGCCCGCCGCTGCGGTGAAGTGCTGCGATCATGCCCTCCACAATATCATCGATGTACGTATAATCGCGCGCCGTCCCCTTGCCATACACGACAATCTCCTCGCCCGCCAGCAATCGGCGCAAAAACGTGCCGATCGCCATATCCGGACGACCCCACGGCCCGTAAACGGTGAAATAGCGGAAAATCGTCATTTGGTAGCTATACAAATGGGCATAGGCATGACAAAACGATTCCGCTCCGTATTTCGCCGCCGCATACGGCGACACGACGCGGCCGTCAGCCATCTCTTCCCGGAGCGGCACATTGCCTCGGTCGCCGTACACCGATGACGATGAGGCAAACAGCACGTGCGCCGCACCCGCTTCCCCCGCCGCCGCCAACACATTGACCGTCGCTTTGATGTCATAATCGATATACGCGAGCGGCTCCTCGAGGGAATACGGCACGCCCGGCAGCGCCGCCAAATGGTAGACGACATCGGGGCGAAACTCGACCAGCCACCTTTTCGTTCGCTCCCCATCAAGCAAATCCAAGCGGACAAGCGGCACCCGGCCGCCGGTGAGCGTCTGAAACTGCCGCTCTTTCCGTTCAGCAGAATAATATGGATGAAAACAATCCACTGCAGCCACGTCATATCCGAGTCCGCTTAACCGGGCGGCTAGATGGCTGCCAATAAATCCGGCTCCCCCGGTCACCACCACTTTCATCGCCTTCACCTCATCATCGAATTCCATTGTCCATTAGCATCTTACCATAAACCGTCGGGGAACGTCGTGGCCAATCGGCAAAAACCAAATGTTTTCATTTCCCGCCTTGGCTCGGTGAGGCAAGCGGCAGCCCAGCCATCGCTGCCTTCGCTCCGGATGGACGCCTGCAAAAAAAGGGAGCCGCGCCGGACACCCTTGCTGATCATTTAGTTCGCTTTCTGGATCACTTGCTGAAGCGCAGCCTCGATTTGCGGCAGCCATTTGTCACCCTCAGCTTTGTTTTTTGCCTTTGCCGCCTCTAGGTAGCGTGTCGCCTGTTCGTTCAAGTCGGTGTATGCTTTGTCGCCAAGCAGCGTTTTGATATCCTGTTCGATCATGTTAATAAAGAGCGCGCCTTCTAAGGCGGTGATCACCGACTTGTCTTGCCCCCAATTTTCTTTGCTTTCTTCATATTCATGAAGCGCCACTTTCGCCCATCCGCGCACGAACGCATGGTTCACCGCTTTCGGATCGAGCATTTTGACATCGGTTTGCAGGTCAAACTGTTTCAAAATGTAGTCCGCCTCCTCCGCGGCATGCCGTTTCATATACGGATAGACGGACTGATAAAACGCCCAGCCTTCCGCCTGCTCCACTTTGGCTTCTTCGGCGTTTTCCTTGGCCGCAGCCGCCGCCTTCGCCGCATAGCCGTGCGGCAGCGCTCCGCTCGCTAAATAGAATGTTTTCATCAATGTTTTGTCCACGACTTGCTTACCGAGGGCAAATGAGAGCGCATCATCGTTTTGGACCGCTTGCTCCATTTGGGCAAACGCCCCGTTGATCGCGTCAACCAACTTCGTTCCGTAAGCCGCATCGCGCTTTTCCACGGTCGACTGCAAAATCGCGTAAAAGGTTTTGGCTTCCTCAAGCTCTTCCTTTACTTCTTCCTTATTGGCCCAATGTTCTTCTGCTTCGGTAAACTCATGCTTGATCGTCGTGTAAAACACTTTTTGCATCAGCTTGTCAAAAATTTGCTTGACAACCAACGGCTCAAGCGACCCGTCTTTGCCGGCGGCCAGTGCGTTGGTAATATGTTGGTCAAGCGTATCTTCAAATTCCGCGTCACGTTTTTGTACAAGCGGCTGCAGCTTTTCTTTGTAGATGCTCTCCACTTTGCCGAAGTCGACCGCCCCGCCTTGCTTCGCCTTCTCAAGCTCCGCGAGCGCTTCGCTGAACGCTCCCGCATAATCGACTTCCGCTTCTTCCTTCTCGTTCTCCGTCTTCTCTTCCTCTTTCGGCTTTTCTTGTTTTTCCACAGCCGTTTGGTTGCTGCTTTCTTTTTCTGTTCCCGCCGTCTGTTTGCTCTGGCCGCACGCGCCAAGCGCCAACGCCGCGGCGGCCAACAAGGCCAGCCACTTCCATTTTAATGACATTATGTATCCCCCGTTCACACATCCAAAAAATGATAATCAATATCAATACAATAAGATTATAAGAGAAAATGAATTTCAATGTCAACACATGATGAAAAAGAGAGGACTCCCTTCTTGCTGAAAATCCTCTTTTCCTAGCTGATCACACCTTAAATAAAGAAATCCAGAGGCTTCTTCCCCTCTGGATTTCCTTCTTTCTCCGTTATGACACATGTTTGCCAACCAGCTGCACAAGCGCCTCTTTCGGCTGGTAGCCGATCGCTTTGTCGACAAGTTGGCCATCTTTGAACAGAAGCAGCGTCGGGATGCTCATGACGCCGAACTTCGACGCTGTTTCTTGGTTTTCATCGACATTCACTTTGACGATTTTCACTTTGTCGCCCATTTCACGGTCAAGCTCTTCCAGCACCGGAGCGATCATGCGGCACGGTCCGCACCATGGCGCCCAAAAGTCAACGAGCGTGAGGCCGTCTTTCGTTTCTGCGGCGAACGTTTGGTCAGTGGCGTTGACAATCGCCATATGGATTCCCTCCCATCTTCTTGAATGCTGCAAGCAAAGTATACCATGGAATGCATGTCGGCGCGAATGTTTTGCTTCGTTTCTACTATTCGCTTTTGCCGCGGAATTTATCCGTCAAAAAAACGGACGGCTGCAGCCGCCCGTGTTGTTCATTACGAATGCACTTTCAGTTTTTCTTTTCAAACGCTTTGCCGGAGTAGATCGGACGGGTAAAGACGATGTTGCCGCCCGCCTCTTCGACGGCGATGACGTCGCCCGCTTCGGCGCAAGAACACTTCAATCGTTTTCGTCTTCGCTTCAACATCGTCTTCGTCGAGGTCCAAATCGTCAAGCTCTAGCTCTTCAAGCGGTTTCTTTTTCGCTTTCATGATCCCCGGCAGCGACGGATAGCGCGGTTCGTTCAAGCCTTGTTGAGCGGTGACAAGGAGCGGCAGCGACGTTTCGATGATTTCCTCATCCCCTTCGACATCGCGCACGACCGTCACGTTGCCGCCGTCGGCAATGTCGAGCTTTGTGATCGTCGTTACATATGGAATGCCGAGCAATTCCGCCACACGCGGGCCGACTTGGCCGGAGCCGCCGTCAATGGCGACGTTGCCGGCTAAAATCAAGTCCGGGTTTTTTCTATAACTGATTATATTGTAATACACAAAAAAGAGACAATTTTAGGCTATACCTAACCGAAATTCATCTCCCACTTTCACTTCGTTTAGAAGTGGGAGACTTCTTTCGGAAAGATGTTAAAGACGGGCGGCTGTTTTTCCAAAAACGCCTGCACGCCTTCTTTTGCATCCTCGGATCCAAACACGCGGCCAAACCATTCCGCTTCCTCGCGCACGGCCTCAACGAACGTTTTTTCCTTGGCGGCGTTAAGCAACTCAATAACCGCCCGAACGGAAAGCGGACTTTTGGCGGCAATCTTTTTCGCCAACGCTTTGGCTTCATCAAGAAGCCGCTCTTCCGGCACCGCCTTGTTGGCAAGCCCCCATTCAACCGCTTCGAGTCCGGTGATCGGCTCGCTCGTCCACATCATTTCCGGCGCTTTGCCAAAGCCGACGTAGCGCACAAGCCGATGCGTTCCAGCAAATCCAGGGATGAGGCCAAGCTGCAGCTCCGGAAGGCTGAGTTTGGCGTTTTCCGCCACCACACGAATGTGGCAGCTCATAGCCAGCTCCAACCCACCGCCTAATGCAGCGCCGTGAATCGCCGCAATGACTGGTTTGGAAAAGCGTTCGATCCGCTCCATCACGAGTTGGCCGTTGCGCGACAAGCCGGATGCCTCCTCGACGGAAGCGATGGACGTGAATTCTTTAATATCGGCGCCGGCTGAGAAAAACCGCCCCTCGCCATGAAGCAACACGACGCGCACGTCCGGGTCGGTCTCAAGCTCGTCCAACAAGTTTGAAAGCTCTTTCAAAACAGTGGATACAAGAGCGTTCGCCGGCGACCGCGAAAACGTCACGACGGCGACGAACTCCTCTTTCGCTACGCGAAAAAAATTCATGAAGCCTCTCCCCTTTCTGCCTTTCCTAACGCCCGGCGGCGCACCCTTTGATGAGCAGTTCGTACACCGGATCGGCGAGCGCGGCTAGGTCGTACTTTTGCTCGTTCATCACCCACGTCGTCACCGTTTCATCAAGGGTGCCAAAGATCATTTGCCGGGTGAGCCGGACGTCTAAATCTTGGCGAAATTCCCCTTTTTCCATCCCCTCCATGATGATGCGGTCGATGAGCCGCAAATATCCTTTCAGCACGTCATTAATGCGATGGCGCAGCTCTTTGTTCGACTGACGCAACTCAAGCTGCGTCACGACCGCCATATGCGGATCAGCAGCGAGGGCGGAAAAATGAGTTTTCACCAACACATACAATTTCTCTAGGGGGCTTGAAATTCCTTCTGTCTCTTGTTCAATTTTCTCGATGAACGCCCCCATCTTTTCCTGAAAAAGCGAAATTAAAATATCCTCTTTGTTTTTAAAATAAAGGTAGATCGTGCCGTCGGCGACACCGGCCTGCTTGGCGATTTTCGACACCTGTGCTTGATGGTAGCCGTGCTCGGCGATGACGACGACGGCCGCGTCAATAATTTGCTTGAACTTCGGCTTTTCTCTGCGCAATCGTCATTCTCCTTTGCTTCCGATCCCCATCTTCAAGTGAATGAATCATCATTCATATTCCCATTTTACGAATTGTTCCGACGATTTGTCAAGTCTTATTTTTTTCTTGCTCTGCGAGAACACGGCGCAAAATTTTGCCGACCGCCGTCTTCGGCAATTCGCTGCGGAACTCGTACAGGCGCGACACTTTGTAAGCAGCCAGGCGCTGGCGCATAAACGCGTCAAGCTCCTGTTCGCTGCACATCTCCCCGGCTTTAACACGACGAACGCTTTCACCGTCTCGCCGCGGTACGGATCCGGAACGCCGATCACGGCCGCTTCCTGCACTTTCGGGTGCTCATACAGCGCTTCTTCGACTTCGCGCGGGTAAATAACCGCCGGCGATAATGACATCTTTCTTGCGGTCGACGATATAAAAATACCCACGCTCATCCATATAGCCAATGTCGCCGGTGTACAGCCATCCGTCGCGCAGCACTTGCTCAGTCTCCTCCGGCTGGTTCCAGTAGCCTTTCATCACTTGCGGCCCGCGCACGACGAGTTCTCCACGCTCGCCGGGCTTTGCTTCCTCACCCGTTTCCAAGGAAACAATTTTCGCGTCCGTATCCGGCCGCGGAACACCGATGCTTCCTTTCACCCGCTCCCCGTCCCAAAGGAAGTTGCTATGGGTGACAGGGGATGCCTCGGTCAACCCGTATCCTTCAATCAATTTTCCGCCCGTCACCTGTTCAAACTGCTCCTGCACCTCAACCGGTAGCGGAGCGGAT is a window from the Geobacillus stearothermophilus ATCC 12980 genome containing:
- a CDS encoding glycosyltransferase family 2 protein encodes the protein MKKQRVIVFLPAHNEEEAIGEVIRRIPRHFHPDVEVSVLVIDDGSTDRTAEAAQEAGADYICRWPENRGLGAAVRRGLEECVRLGADIGVMIDADNEYPPEQIPDLLAPIFAGEADYTIGSRFLGTIRGMKWHRRLGNYAFTWLQSLLLGQRLYDGQSGMRAFSRQAIEEAEIIHDYNYAQVLTLNLVRKGFRLKEVPIRYQVRTTGRSFIKFTAYMTAVIPAIWKEMRRPVTKAVIDRKAHLLSLERERHCS
- a CDS encoding alkaline phosphatase family protein; the protein is MKQASRFEKIAARCWNLLNEGKPFTPIFVAGTMTIYHAADWMGGSWGWMLGLAAALPLFVIYYVYDYPLFLRNYLWIPYVVFLIVWSFADASLLLLASGLYFFFTVFFWGTLYYHLRIGTSWWNFTRFWKLVLKNSDSTSGNAQEQLPKCFLLLSVWEYASQQIDQGAALAPLCGALWLFAAGVWLFSWILHRNLFDWQPEIIPTYTNNVPSPTVPISDKVYVIVIDGMRKDRFEAANAPFLKRLRAQGTEFAQMETVYPARTVVCFTSMLTGTYPFEHGIRSNMVWKLGAKVETIFDSLRKIGKTGRLLGIAHLVDSFGDDVETVTAVMPNDLADRYIIERAKRIVEEQNPDLLVVQLIATDQTGHSRGVLYDEYIEKIEEADALIAEFVGWLEERGELERATLIVCADHGQADGIGGHGHLDEGERYVPFFLYGPAIEAGKRVDEKKSLVSLAPTIAYLLGAPYPSHSRGPVLIEAMRKKGGER
- a CDS encoding lysylphosphatidylglycerol synthase transmembrane domain-containing protein, translating into MSGKPAAKAALQAAGLALLFFSAWLTYRCFDGRQMLHHLSRIVSRPIEMAAAAFVYGLSFWLRAWAWKRYVGKPIAFSVYWRAVLLSLFVNHLAPVKIGDAVRMALLARQPGVSASEAIESVAVMRLLDMAVLGGLTVIGMYAYMHYIPRISLLAAAVAAGFVLTVIVFRRPLRLDRLWRRWRSVFHGWSGAAMVGAVAASWLCEAAVIGVIAKAVGIPLSFGQAVWANSATVSGQIAQVAPGGIGTYEAVMAFALTRLGAPWEKAYAAAVLTHAFKFLFSYAAGAAVLWFWRSDWQMVRGVWKKEREKR
- a CDS encoding NAD-dependent epimerase/dehydratase family protein; this translates as MKVVVTGGAGFIGSHLAARLSGLGYDVAAVDCFHPYYSAERKERQFQTLTGGRVPLVRLDLLDGERTKRWLVEFRPDVVYHLAALPGVPYSLEEPLAYIDYDIKATVNVLAAAGEAGAAHVLFASSSSVYGDRGNVPLREEMADGRVVSPYAAAKYGAESFCHAYAHLYSYQMTIFRYFTVYGPWGRPDMAIGTFLRRLLAGEEIVVYGKGTARDYTYIDDIVEGMIAALHRSGGRSEVFNLGAGAPVTMEQLLAELRKHFPDLKIVHAPERKGDVKATWADITKAERAFGYKPKVAFAEGLARTVAWAREYER
- the trxA gene encoding thioredoxin — encoded protein: MAIVNATDQTFAAETKDGLTLVDFWAPWCGPCRMIAPVLEELDREMGDKVKIVKVNVDENQETASKFGVMSIPTLLLFKDGQLVDKAIGYQPKEALVQLVGKHVS
- a CDS encoding enoyl-CoA hydratase, which gives rise to MNFFRVAKEEFVAVVTFSRSPANALVSTVLKELSNLLDELETDPDVRVVLLHGEGRFFSAGADIKEFTSIASVEEASGLSRNGQLVMERIERFSKPVIAAIHGAALGGGLELAMSCHIRVVAENAKLSLPELQLGLIPGFAGTHRLVRYVGFGKAPEMMWTSEPITGLEAVEWGLANKAVPEERLLDEAKALAKKIAAKSPLSVRAVIELLNAAKEKTFVEAVREEAEWFGRVFGSEDAKEGVQAFLEKQPPVFNIFPKEVSHF
- a CDS encoding TetR/AcrR family transcriptional regulator; this encodes MRREKPKFKQIIDAAVVVIAEHGYHQAQVSKIAKQAGVADGTIYLYFKNKEDILISLFQEKMGAFIEKIEQETEGISSPLEKLYVLVKTHFSALAADPHMAVVTQLELRQSNKELRHRINDVLKGYLRLIDRIIMEGMEKGEFRQDLDVRLTRQMIFGTLDETVTTWVMNEQKYDLAALADPVYELLIKGCAAGR